The sequence ATCTACGTCTTTAGCATAAATCTTCACGCAACCGTAAGTGTACCCAATATGAGTAAATCCTTTTTCTTTAGCTTTCTTCTTTGTCATAGTTATAAATCTGTTGGATTACCAAATACGTTTTCTGTCTTTTCAGCTTCCTGTTCTGCTTGAAGTACAATCCAATCCTCAGCCGGTGCGAGAGCAGACAATTCAGCCGAAAGCTGTTGAGAAATCAATGGCTTGTTACCGTTGGCTGTCATAAGAGTTTCTACCCACTCTTTCGTATCCTGAATCATGTAAGGCTTGATTACTGGTTCGAGCTCAAGTTTGTTGGAAGCTTCCAGAAGTGAAGTATTGAGAAGTTTACCTACATAAGCTTTCAAAATGTTGTATCTGCGAGTAAAATACTCTTCCCAGATCTCCGCTTTCTCTTGCACCTTCAAGTGAGCGTCCATGAATAGCATTTTAAGCATGATTCCAGACACTTGATTCAATCCTTTGACCTGACGGAAAAGATCGGGTGTTTTGGTGAATTTATGGATATTCTCAAGCCTTGTTTCAATCTCAAGCTTCACAGACTCCGGAGCTGCATCCCATGATAATACTTTCATATCAGACTCCGGCCCCCCTTGAATTGCCTTATTGGACTCACCGGCTTGCGGTAAACCTGTCACTTTCCCTTTGATGAATGTTGTCGGTGCTGCGTGGTAGTCGTTAATTTCAGCATGACGGGATAAAAGAAGCTCTAAACGCTCTATATCATACTTCACATCTTCATATTCCGTTTCCTCCTGAGTGCCATACACAACAGGGATTTTCTCTATAGGATTTTTCCCAGCTTCTTCAATTGGAACAATCTCCCACCCGTTTTCTCCTTTCATGAAACGCACAAT is a genomic window of Chryseobacterium nakagawai containing:
- a CDS encoding phage portal protein, with product MNIAEITLKTTPEDQIKVLMVDRGDKPKLEDLKKDWKVSEHRTITDTSFLPNKEIKDPEGKVIKTKMVNRIAMPVQKYIVNSAVSFGFGNPVTIQSNAEVGSQEETVEKAIQKILLQNKADIKNRQAARELYRSTEIAEYWYYQKSEPHEDYGFPCNFRIKLKLFIPWKNDTLYPMFNEYDDMVAFSRGFTLLNAEKKAIEYFETFTDTEIVRFMKGENGWEIVPIEEAGKNPIEKIPVVYGTQEETEYEDVKYDIERLELLLSRHAEINDYHAAPTTFIKGKVTGLPQAGESNKAIQGGPESDMKVLSWDAAPESVKLEIETRLENIHKFTKTPDLFRQVKGLNQVSGIMLKMLFMDAHLKVQEKAEIWEEYFTRRYNILKAYVGKLLNTSLLEASNKLELEPVIKPYMIQDTKEWVETLMTANGNKPLISQQLSAELSALAPAEDWIVLQAEQEAEKTENVFGNPTDL